TCCATTACCATCATCGTTACTCGTTAGTTGCGATTCTGTACTCGAGTATAAAACGCCTTTCATATCGATTGTACCTTCGCTCGTGATCGCGTAACTTGCTGTTTTCGTTGGTACAAACTTGAAGTAATCTAGATCATTCGCGAAAAGAATTTGACCATTCGTTAAACTATTGTTGGCAACCGTTGTCGCTGTCGCAAAAGTACCGCCATGATCATCAACTGTGACAACGTGGGTCGCTGTTTTCGCGCCATCTGTCGTTTTTGCCGTGATAGTTGCTGTTCCTGGTGTATTTCCTGCTGTGATTTTCCCTGTCGTGTCAACTGTCGCAACGCTTGAATTCGAAGTGGTCCACGTTACGGCTTTATTTAGCGCATCTGCTGGGAGTACCGTCGCTGTTAGTTGTGTTGTTCCTGTTTTTTCGATGGAGCTTGTCGCCGTGTTTAGAGAAACGCTTTCCACGCCGATTGCTGGTTGTGTGATGCGTAGTTTGTAAGCGCCTGTCCCTGTACTGTAATGGCGGGCTTGAACGTAATAGGTTTGTCCTGCTGTTAAATCATACGTCAACTTAAATTGAGCGTTACCATTGCCATCATCGTTGTACGCCAACTGTTCTTGCGTACTCGAGTATAGATAGCCTTTCACGTCAATCGTTCCTTCACTAACAATCGTATATGTGCCAGTTTTTGTTGGTACAAATTTGAAGTAATCCAGGTCATTGGTGAAAAGAATTTGGCCGTCTGTTAAACTGCTATCTGTGACCGTTGTCGCTGTCGCAAAAGTACCGCCATGATCATCGACTGTAACAACGTGGGTTGCTGTTTTCGCGCCATCTGTTGTTTTCGCTGTGATCGTCGCTGTTCCCGCTGTGTTTCCTGCTGTAATTTTTCCAGTCGTGTCAACTGTCGCAACGCTTGAATTCGAAGTGGTCCACGTTACGGCTTTATTTAGCGCATCTGCTGGGAGTACCGTCGCTGTTAGTTGTGTTGTTCCTGTTTTTTCGATGGAGCTTGTCGCCGTGTTTAGAGAAACGCTTTCCACGCCAATTGCTGGTTGTGTGATGCGTAGTTTGTAAGCGCCTGTTCCTGTACTATAATGGCGGGCTTGGACGTAGTATGTTTGTCCTGCTGTTAAATTATACGTCAACTTAAATTGAGCGTTACCATTGCCATCATCGTTGTACGCCAACTGTTCTTGCGTACTCGAGTATAGATAGCCTTTCACGTCAATCGTTCCTTCACTAACAATTGTGTACACACCTGTTTTTGTTGGTACAAACTTGAAATAATCCAGGTCATTGGTGAAAAGAATTTGGCCGTCTGTTAAACTGCTATCTGTGACCGTTGTCGCTGTCGCAAAAGTACCGCCATGATCATCAACTGTGACAACGTGGGTTGCTGTTTTCGCGCCATCTGTTGTTTTCGCTGTGATCGTCGCTGTTCCCGCTGTGTTTCCTGCTGTAATTTTTCCAGTCGTGTCAACTGTCGCAACACTTGAATTCGAAGTGGTCCACGTTACGGCCTTATTTAGCGCATCTGCTGGAAGTACCGTCGCTGTTAGTTGTGTTGTTCCTGTTTTTTCGATGGAGCTTGTCGCCGTGTTTAGAGAAACGCTTTCTACACCTATTCCTGGCGGTGTGATACGTAATTGATACGCGCCTGTATTGCTGCTGTATGCACGAGCTTGGATGTAGTATGTTGTGCCCGCTGTCAACGTTTGTGTCATTTTGAACTGGCGGTTTCCGTTACTGTCGTCATCCGTTGCCAACTGCGCTTGGGCATTAGAATATAGAGCGCCCACCATGTCTGTCGTACCCTCACTCGTGATTGTGTACGCGCCTGTTTTCGTTGGCACAAACTTGAAGTAATCTAGATCATTTGCAAAAAGAATCTGGCCATGTGTCAAACTGCTGTCTGTTATTGTCGTTGCCGTTGCGAATACACCGCCATGGTCATCAACTGTAACAACATGACTCGCTGTTTTCGCGCCATCCGTTGTCTTCGCCGTGATTCCAGTTGTTCCTGCTGTATTTCCAGCCGTTATCTTCCCATTACTATCGACACTTGCAACCGCAGTATTTGAGCTCGTCCATGTTACGGCTTTATTTGTTGCATTTGCCGGTAGAACTGTTGCTGTCAATTGTGTCGCGCCCGTTTTCTCCAGCTGACTCGTTGCTTTGTCTAGGGTTACACCTGTTACCGATATACTACTTGTTACCCCTGGCGCTTTCATATTTAGCGTATATTCACTAGTTCCTTCATTATATAATTTCGTTCTCAAATAGTACGTTTGCCCAGCCACTAAGTCATACTTGAGTTTGAAATGATAGTTCGTACCATCTTCTGGGAATCCTCGGTGATTGTAATCGAGCAGTCCTTTCGAGCCGTTGTAAAGATATCCCGATAGGCCTGTATACGTTTCGCCCTCTGTCCACATTTCGTACGATCCCGTTTGCGTTGGGACAAATTTAAAATAATCTTCATCATAATCATAACTAATCAAGCCACTCGTTTTGCCATTATCAGAAATAGTCGTTGCTGTTTCAAACGTACGACCATGGTCATCTACCGTTAATACACACGTCGACTTAGCGCCTGTCGCTGTAGATGTAACGGTAATATTGGCCGTCCCTGCTACATTTTTCGCCGTCACTTTTCCCGTTGCATCCACCGTTGCGACAGCCGTGTTTGAGCTACTCCATGTCACCGCTTTATTCGGTGTATTTTCAGGCATAAAATTGACTGAAAGTTGGGTCGATTCGCCTTTTTCAACGCCAGTTTCGGTCTTATTTACGGCTACTTCTAGCCCTTGGTTGCTTAGCGTGATATTCATTTTAGCATTGCTCGCTGAATTCACTTTCACAGCAAAATTGGCTGCCTCACCGTCACTACGCACAGCTGCTGGTCTCGTTGTTTTGTTAAGCACCGTTTGCTGCGCGACATTCGTACCGCCTGTTCCTACATAATATAAGCCATCTAAATTGGATTGGATTTTCGCGTTTAATTGCGAGCTTCCGATAATTCCTTCATTCGCTTCTTTTAGCGTCACGAGTTGTTTTCCAATTTCTGTGTTTTTATCATATTTCTCGTTTACATGATAAATTGCGACCCCACCTGACTTAGCATACGTCGCCAAAGCGCTATCAAAACCGCTAAACTGTCTATTCTCAATTAAATAATACTCTTTCGGATTCGCCGTATTCACACGCACAACATTTCGTCCTGCCTGATCCAAGCTGAAAACATCCATGGAGTGTGTCCCTGTTACTGCAATGGTCGTCGGCGTCACCACACCCAGTTTCATTTTCGAATAAGCATCAAAATGTAGCGGCCTTGCTCCAAGCAATTCATAATCCATCCTACCCCAACTACCGCTGGCCATGACGCTATAATAGCCTAGTCCGCCACCAATACCTGCCGTATTATATAAATCTGGCAACCCTAAATCATGACCAAATTCGTGCGCAATAATACCGATGGTCGCTTGGTTCGCGCCCTGCATTTCACCGAACTGCGTAAAATCACCAAATACCTTGCCATCTAACGTTGGTGTTATTGTCGCTGGGAGGGCATGTTTATGTCCCCACGTCACAAGCTGCGAGCCACTTCCACTATTGTACGAAGCCTCTTGCCCCGCAACAATCGTCATGATATGCAGCTCATCAGCCTCTATTTTTCCATTTCCATTTTTATCGTACTGCGAAAAATCGACCATCGAATCCGCGGCTATCAGAGCATCTTTCGTTATAGCCTGATTCACGCCCGTACTATCTTTAATCGTAGTTCGTGGATGATTCCGGTTCAATTTAACGCTTACAACTCCATTATTACTCGTTCCAAATGTTTCTTTTGCAGGCAAAATGTTGATTTTATCAGCCGTCGCTTCTTTATAATACTGCTTCAGTGAATTATTTGCCGTTCCAAAAACGCGTGTATTCCAATCTGCCTCTGTCTTTTGAATCGCCACATCGTTAAACGAAACAAGAATAACAAGTAGATTTTGATCACGTGATAAACCTAATGAAGCGTCCACCGCTGTCCTTGCCTTTGGTAATTCAAAAGTTTTTGGTGCCAATACTTCACGCTTATAATCTAAAGCCGGATACTTTGTCACATCTGCTTGTTTCATCGCATTTCCAGGTACTGTATCCAACAAATAGCGTTGACCTGTCGCTACAATCTCCGCAGCTTCCTTTTCTCCACTCATAAATTCCCGAATACTTGTGTAATACCAATATCCGTCCGCTTTTTCCTCTACAATATATCCCGTTTGTGTCACTAAGTAATTGACGAATTCATCACCCTGTTGCCTCACTTTAAACGTCTGTCCTGAAGGCTGTTTAACCTCAAATTCTGCTTCCGATGCTGGTGCCGCTTGTGCCGTTATCGAAAAACTGACAGACATCGCAAAAGCAACAATTAAAAATAAAATCGATTTTCTAAATACTCTCAATGATATTCCTCCCTTTTCTTTTTATCCTCTCGCTCGTTTCAATTCAAACAAGTATTACCTGGCATCTCTCTCTTTCAAGCATCAAACATCGCAGTTAAAAGCGTTCTATTCCGATATATTAGATTCATCGGAATTGTCCGTTTTTTCAACCAAGAATACTATAACCACCAAGAAAGGCCTACCAAGTTCCCATACCCTTCCAAAAATAATATAACGTATCTCTCGCTTAAATTGCAATCCATATGTGCGATATTTCACAAAATGTACATATGGAGTTTTATAATGTAAAAAAAATCACAATAATCAAACGATCATATTGAAGAAAATAAGGCTAAAACTCATCGAAAAAACTCTAATATAGCCGTTTATATTAATAAGCGCTGCGAAATCCTCACTTTGAAAAGTTCACAAAATAATCGCAATTACTGTTTTTTAAAGCCAATTAGTATCTTATCATCAATCATATAGTCATCTGTGCGTATATTTATTACAGTTCCAGCCAGAAAAAACGCTCTCAAACGGCCAATTTTAATGTGAACACCGCAAAAAAGCCTAAAAGATCTGAACAATCCCTTAGACTCGCTTCTTCCATTTTATTTTGACGCTGATATAATAACGCCTTTTCTACTATAACGATCTGGTTGGAGAACCAAATTCGCAAGGACGATCGCCAAGCTATAAATACTGATGGGATCGCCTTTTACAGTTTCATCATCATCTTGAAGTATCGCTTTTTCGATCGTATTATCGTATTTAAAGAAATGAGGCATTAGCAATGTGTAATCCAAGCTACTTTCTTCAATTATCTTCGCACCTAGCTGTTGATTGGCCACGTAAGTTCTTTCTGTCTCCTCATCAAATCCGAAAACCTTCGCTAACTCAATGTTCTCATCCGTTACTGTTTCTTGTCTAATTTGAAATTGCGTAGTCCAAAAAAGCCTCTTCACTCCCAGCTTTTCCATCGTTTCAACAAGCGGAGTAGCAAACGTTTCAACGTGAAATGGACCGAGTGTGGAAAATACGATATCTTGGCCTTGAAGTACTCTCTCTAAATCTTCTGTATTCGTTGCATCGCCAAAAATGACTTTTGTGGTCGGAGCTACCTCTATATTCTCTTTTTCCCTACCAAACAATGTTAAATTGACATCCGGCAGTGGTTCTAAAAGTTGATAAACCGCTTTCCCAAGATGTCCAAAAGCACCTAAAATTACGATATTCATTCTGTATTCCCCCGTTCGTTTTGATTAGAGATCACAATGATCAAACGTTCACATAATTGATGAGGTTTAAAAATAGTAACTTTTCACCACGCTCGATAGTTTCATTCATCACACTATCATCTCTATATCTTCATCATAAACAACTTCTTGTTTTATGTCAAAATTTTCTTTTCTCTCTGTCACCTTGATAGCTTACCAATAATCGGTCGTATACAGGCAGACATTGATAAACATAGATTCACCAAAACGAAACCCCCATCCCATGGCTGGGATAGAGGTTTCACCTTAGTAATATTTCACGGTTTTTACTTTTTGTAGACTTGTTTCCTATGACCAACTTCTAAAGCGAGTACAATTAACTCATCGTCAACAATTTTACAAATAACTCGATAATCTCCTATACGATATCTCCACTGACCAGCGTAGTTACCTAGCAACGCCTTGCCACTTATCCTCGGATTATCCGCGCCGTCAATATGTTTCGATAACCATCTTAAAATCGTACGACTAGCCTGCCTATCTAATTTGGATAACTGCTTTTCGAATTGACGTGTTGTCTTAATCTGGTAGCTCATTCATCGTCATCCAATCCGTATTCTGACATAAGTTCAGATAAAGGACGTGATTCAGGCTTCTTTAGATATTCTTCATAGGCATAATCAGCCACCCGAGCATCATATTCATCTTCTAATGATTCGAGTGTTGTTGTCTTCAGTAAGTCCGATAAACTCTTTCCTTCAAACTTCGCCATTTCATCCAAAAATTGTTTCTCTACATCCGAAACACGAACTGTTATTGTCGCCATGCGTAATCCCTCCTTACGTTATTATCTTTATATATTATAACATGAACACAAATGTGTTTCAACACATTTGTGTTCATGTTATAATTCTTGCATCTATGACCTCATAATGACAACTCGATATATTTTGCAAACTGATTATTCTAAAACCATCTTGCCAAACATATCCTTTTCACCCAATGAACCGCCTCTTCCTAATGCATAAAAATACATAAAAAAGAATAAAAAAGCCGGGTTTCACGCTAGAAATATGATGTCTTTTTTGTGAACTCCCGATTTTTTATTTTAAAAAAAGGTTCCCATTTTGATGACCCCCTCCGCAAAATCACGATAAGATATAAGTAGAGACAAGGAGGATTGCCTGTGTAATCCACTCGTCAAAACAAATAGGAAAGCGGTGAATAAAAACAACCTAAAACATTACTGGCGTTAACCCCAGATATGAATTTCCACGTTCAGACACTCCGAAAATCGAGATGAAAAACAGCCTACAAAATAATTCCACATGTAGAAAAAAACACCGTCACAATTAGATTTAAAAAGAAAACAAGTTCACAAAAAGAATGGAGGATATAACTACTGCTCATCAGAGTATAATGCATAAGTAGTTATGATTTTAAACATGAAATTTAAAAAGAAATTTGGATTAAAAGTTCTATCGGTGGCGATGATCGCTTCCTTAATGGTACCAACTTCGATCGGAAACATCGTGTTCGCGGAAACTGCCGTACCACAAAAAACAGAAAGCATCTCACAAAATGAACAAACATTTTCACACAAAAAAGAATACCCAATTAAAAAAGGGACAGATGATGTAGAAGTTAGCGGTTCAGCCGTGAATTTAACAAGTACTGGACTTGATTTACATGGCGTTGTAAGCGGCGTGCCTCAAGCAACCTATTTACGTTTTGCTGATGTCACAATCCCTAGCGACGCGAAAATTTCCAACGCTTATATCTCATTTACAACACGTGATGCCTCGTCTGCCAGTCAATCTACGACAATTAACATCACAGGGGAAATCGGAACACAGGCTGAATTCACAAATACGGTTGCTTCCTTTAACAATCGCACATTCACAAAAGCAGCGATAAGCATGACTACACCAGTTGTTGCGACGAATACCGTTTTCAATACAAATGATGTTTCTTCTATATTAAACGAAATGCGTGCTAATACTGCCGACATTCAAAATTACGTTTTCAAAGTAGCAGGTAGCGGTCTGGGAGCATTCGTTATGCGATCTTATGAATCAAATGCAACGATGGCACCGAAACTTATCGTCGAATACACCTCTCCATCTGGTGATTACACAGCGAATATTAGCAATACCTCCGATGATGCGGAAGAAACTGGCGTGAGTAACGCGATCCAGTTGAACGCGGAAATGAAGATTGGCGGTTACGCCTCTACTACGCTTACCCCCGCAAATAAGGAGATTTCCGGCTTCCGTTTTGGTAATGTCGAACTTCCAGAAAACGCGGAAATTGAAGATGCCTATCTAGAATTCACCACAAGGGCCACTGTCGCAGATCGTGTTTCCAATATGGTCATATCATCCGAACTTGGCAATCCAGCAACATATGCCAACATCGCTGGAAACATTAGTCAACGAAACTATACCTCTTCCACCATCAAGTACCAACAACCATCCTTCACAACTGCAAACCAAGCCGTACGAACACCTAACCTTAAAAATATCATCGATGAAACGCGCTTAATGGGCTGGGAAAATGGCAGTGCGCTTGCCTTCAAGGTCGATGGTGACAACTATATTGGCAGTATTTATCAAGCTGGATCCACCGCAGCTTACCAGCCAAAACTCGTGATCAAATATAAGTACAGCGAAAATGGAGCTGTTAGTGATGACTTAATCACAGATCCCGCGAAAATCAAAAATGTCTTTATCAATGAAGTCGCAAGTATAGGAACAGATGCCGAAAATACTGGCTGGATCGAGCTTTTCAATAACAATGACGCTCCTGTACTTTTCCAAAATAATGTTTTCCTATCTGATGATGCAGCTACTTTGGATAAATCAGAGTTGAAAAACCTCTATATCCCCGCGAAAGGATATCGTATTGTGAAAGCGGACGGGACGCAAAATAATGCATCCGCTAATTTCACATTAGGCGATCGCGCGACAAAGCTTTATTTATCAACAAAATACAACAACAGCTCAAACACAATCGATTCCTTTGACGTTCGAAAAATGAATTTTAACGAAACAATCGGGCGTTTTAATGATGGCGATGCTAGCTTAGTTACTTTCAAACCTGGGACTTACGGCAGTTCTAACAATGCCGCTACTCCAATCGTCACTGTTACGGCTAGTCAAAAAACAGGAATTTATGCGAAAGCTTTCGATTTAACCCTGACAACGGATAGCATTAACACGATCAAATACACCACAGATGGCTCGATTCCAAGCGAAACAAATGGAACGGCCTACACAAAACCGATCACGATCGACAAAAATATGACGGTAAAAGCCTATGCGTATAATGCGAAACAAAATAGTGGTGTTCAATCATATACCTACTCGATTCGCGAAGATGCAGAAAGTATACCGCTCGCCAAAAAGGAATACACCGTCAAAGCAGGCACGGATGATGCGGCTGTGACCTCTACGTCTGTTAACTCAACTAGTACTGGACTCAATTTGAACGGTGTTTTAAATGCTGTACCTCAGTCCACTTTTGTTCGTTTTGCGGATGTCTCGATTCCTGAGGATGCCGTGATTACTAAAGCCCATCTCGTCTTCACAACGCGCGATGCCTCTAGCACACCAACCAATTTTACAGTAACTGGGGAAATCGGAAACGGCGATGCTTTTGCGACAACCGTTGATTCTTTCAATAATCGCAAACTGACGAATAGCGCGATCAAAACAGCGACACCTGCGAAAGTGGCGGCAAATGACCTTGTAAACACCGATGATTTAACGCCGATAATTGAGGAAATGCGTTCTGCTAATCCAGATTTGAAAAACCTCGTATTCAAAGTAGATGGTGATAAAACTGGTGCTTACATCGCTCGCTCGTATGAATCAAGCTCTGCAATGGCGCCTAAATTAGTCTTGGAATATTACTCTGGTTCTGGTGATTTCAGTGGACAAGTTGCCACAGCTTCTGATGACGCCGAAGAGTATGGAACGGCCAAAGCGATAGAGCTTAATGCGAGTCTAAGAATTGGCGGATACTACGCGGCAAGCCTAGTTCCAGCCTATAAAGACATATCTGCTTTCCGCTTCGCCAATGTCACCATCCCAGAATCAGCAGAAATTGAAGATGCTTACATGGAATTTACAACCGATGCAACGACAGCAAATAAGGTTAGCTCAAACCTTGAAATCCGCTCCGAATTGGGTAATCCAGAGACTTATAAGAGCGTTGTTGGTAACATCACATCACGCGAATATGGCAATTTAGCAGTGAAATATAGTCAGCCCGCTTTTGCAACTGCGAATCAAACCGTTCGTACTGCAAACCTCAA
The sequence above is drawn from the Listeria weihenstephanensis genome and encodes:
- a CDS encoding NAD(P)H-binding protein: MNIVILGAFGHLGKAVYQLLEPLPDVNLTLFGREKENIEVAPTTKVIFGDATNTEDLERVLQGQDIVFSTLGPFHVETFATPLVETMEKLGVKRLFWTTQFQIRQETVTDENIELAKVFGFDEETERTYVANQQLGAKIIEESSLDYTLLMPHFFKYDNTIEKAILQDDDETVKGDPISIYSLAIVLANLVLQPDRYSRKGVIISASK
- a CDS encoding Ig-like domain-containing protein, with translation MRVFRKSILFLIVAFAMSVSFSITAQAAPASEAEFEVKQPSGQTFKVRQQGDEFVNYLVTQTGYIVEEKADGYWYYTSIREFMSGEKEAAEIVATGQRYLLDTVPGNAMKQADVTKYPALDYKREVLAPKTFELPKARTAVDASLGLSRDQNLLVILVSFNDVAIQKTEADWNTRVFGTANNSLKQYYKEATADKINILPAKETFGTSNNGVVSVKLNRNHPRTTIKDSTGVNQAITKDALIAADSMVDFSQYDKNGNGKIEADELHIMTIVAGQEASYNSGSGSQLVTWGHKHALPATITPTLDGKVFGDFTQFGEMQGANQATIGIIAHEFGHDLGLPDLYNTAGIGGGLGYYSVMASGSWGRMDYELLGARPLHFDAYSKMKLGVVTPTTIAVTGTHSMDVFSLDQAGRNVVRVNTANPKEYYLIENRQFSGFDSALATYAKSGGVAIYHVNEKYDKNTEIGKQLVTLKEANEGIIGSSQLNAKIQSNLDGLYYVGTGGTNVAQQTVLNKTTRPAAVRSDGEAANFAVKVNSASNAKMNITLSNQGLEVAVNKTETGVEKGESTQLSVNFMPENTPNKAVTWSSSNTAVATVDATGKVTAKNVAGTANITVTSTATGAKSTCVLTVDDHGRTFETATTISDNGKTSGLISYDYDEDYFKFVPTQTGSYEMWTEGETYTGLSGYLYNGSKGLLDYNHRGFPEDGTNYHFKLKYDLVAGQTYYLRTKLYNEGTSEYTLNMKAPGVTSSISVTGVTLDKATSQLEKTGATQLTATVLPANATNKAVTWTSSNTAVASVDSNGKITAGNTAGTTGITAKTTDGAKTASHVVTVDDHGGVFATATTITDSSLTHGQILFANDLDYFKFVPTKTGAYTITSEGTTDMVGALYSNAQAQLATDDDSNGNRQFKMTQTLTAGTTYYIQARAYSSNTGAYQLRITPPGIGVESVSLNTATSSIEKTGTTQLTATVLPADALNKAVTWTTSNSSVATVDTTGKITAGNTAGTATITAKTTDGAKTATHVVTVDDHGGTFATATTVTDSSLTDGQILFTNDLDYFKFVPTKTGVYTIVSEGTIDVKGYLYSSTQEQLAYNDDGNGNAQFKLTYNLTAGQTYYVQARHYSTGTGAYKLRITQPAIGVESVSLNTATSSIEKTGTTQLTATVLPADALNKAVTWTTSNSSVATVDTTGKITAGNTAGTATITAKTTDGAKTATHVVTVDDHGGTFATATTVTDSSLTDGQILFTNDLDYFKFVPTKTGTYTIVSEGTIDVKGYLYSSTQEQLAYNDDGNGNAQFKLTYDLTAGQTYYVQARHYSTGTGAYKLRITQPAIGVESVSLNTATSSIEKTGTTQLTATVLPADALNKAVTWTTSNSSVATVDTTGKITAGNTPGTATITAKTTDGAKTATHVVTVDDHGGTFATATTVANNSLTNGQILFANDLDYFKFVPTKTASYAITSEGTIDMKGVLYSSTESQLTSNDDGNGNYQFKMTYTLTAGETYYILARHYSSSTGAYQLRIAETTIPVTGVTLDATTSQLALNETKQLTATIAPSNATNKNVTWSSSNTAVATVDTAGKITSKSAGTATITATSTDGSKQATHTVTITDIKPTQVQIQAKDTNKYVVNGIPKKLAATVLPAGVSQNITWTSSNASAVTVATDGTLTYKGQGKATITATSTVNTLMKDTLEVIADDYSGLYNESPFYEFGKNITGRIDYGEDDYFQGYWNNDLSDQEMLKFKAPETGTYKMHLFATDASGSRSSFIRFKHWRENNQVWTDSTALTFPTVTLQKDEIMYVQITATGLVDFWGEGYLNVTSTGAKWNFKVDKAENMGTGTQTMYADNKLITGDTLAVNATTKSLTLSSKFDRTDHGIRPTYWTSSNTAIATVDRYSGKVTILGKGKVNITVENEYLGFGMNTFSSKRVTLDIQ
- a CDS encoding type II toxin-antitoxin system RelE family toxin — translated: MSYQIKTTRQFEKQLSKLDRQASRTILRWLSKHIDGADNPRISGKALLGNYAGQWRYRIGDYRVICKIVDDELIVLALEVGHRKQVYKK
- the relB gene encoding type II toxin-antitoxin system RelB family antitoxin, giving the protein MATITVRVSDVEKQFLDEMAKFEGKSLSDLLKTTTLESLEDEYDARVADYAYEEYLKKPESRPLSELMSEYGLDDDE